One genomic segment of Rivularia sp. PCC 7116 includes these proteins:
- a CDS encoding ParB N-terminal domain-containing protein: MMKVEEIPLNQIVRPLPRQNDAEKVKALMKSIAEIGQQEPVDLLEVDGRYYGFSGCHRFEACQRLGKETIKARVRKAPRSVLKMHLA; this comes from the coding sequence ATTATGAAAGTTGAAGAAATCCCGTTAAATCAGATTGTAAGACCACTTCCCCGTCAAAACGACGCAGAGAAAGTAAAAGCCTTAATGAAGTCAATAGCGGAAATTGGTCAGCAAGAGCCAGTAGACTTATTAGAAGTAGATGGGCGGTATTACGGTTTTTCCGGTTGCCATCGTTTCGAGGCTTGTCAACGTTTGGGTAAAGAAACCATAAAAGCGAGAGTGCGTAAAGCGCCAAGAAGTGTTTTGAAAATGCATTTAGCGTAG
- a CDS encoding GNAT family N-acetyltransferase: MISLYFRDFLIRQWKPSDRDSAAEVIRCVLSEYSLGWEADGADRDVLEVEDFYLNNGGEFWVIEYLGEIVGTGAYYPIKRGENSVEIRKMYLLPKARGYGLGKFLLQQLEAAITCCGFKQIWIETASVLSEAVKLYENNGYKAATGVETERCDRVYFKEL, translated from the coding sequence ATGATAAGTCTTTATTTTCGAGATTTTTTAATTCGTCAATGGAAGCCAAGCGATCGCGATTCTGCTGCTGAGGTAATTCGTTGTGTATTATCGGAATACAGTTTGGGCTGGGAAGCGGATGGTGCAGATCGAGATGTCTTGGAAGTTGAAGATTTTTACTTAAATAACGGTGGAGAATTTTGGGTAATAGAATACCTTGGTGAAATTGTAGGCACGGGGGCTTACTATCCCATCAAGCGCGGCGAAAATTCTGTAGAGATACGCAAAATGTATTTATTGCCCAAAGCCAGAGGTTATGGATTGGGGAAATTTCTGTTACAACAGTTGGAAGCAGCAATTACCTGTTGTGGTTTCAAACAAATTTGGATTGAAACCGCCAGTGTCTTGAGTGAAGCCGTCAAGCTTTATGAAAACAACGGTTACAAAGCTGCAACAGGTGTAGAAACAGAACGCTGCGATCGCGTTTACTTTAAAGAGTTATGA
- the tgt gene encoding tRNA guanosine(34) transglycosylase Tgt: protein MSVNFSFQCLAKCSNTSARAGIFSTPHGVVETPRFMPVGTLANVKTITPAQLQETGAQMVLSNTYHLHLQPGEAIVAGGGGLHKFMGWDKPMLTDSGGFQVFSLSEMRSITEEGVSFRSPHDGQIINLTPEKSIEIQNTLGADVIMAFDECPPATANRTEVEAATERTYRWLLRCIEAHNRNEQALFGIVQGGIYADLRSSAANALTQLDLPGYAIGGVSVGEEPELIHEIVQKTAPLLPAHKPRYLMGVGTHQEMVMAIASGVDLFDCVIPTRWARHGTAMVKGERWNIKNAKFREDFTPLDETCPCYTCRNFTRAYLSHLIRAQEILAYTLLSIHNITELIRFTQKIRASILNDTFTTEFGHWLK from the coding sequence TTGAGCGTAAATTTTTCATTCCAATGTCTTGCTAAATGTAGCAATACTTCAGCGCGTGCTGGAATATTCTCTACGCCTCATGGTGTGGTAGAAACACCGCGTTTTATGCCGGTGGGAACCCTGGCAAATGTAAAGACCATAACTCCAGCCCAATTGCAGGAAACTGGGGCGCAGATGGTATTGTCAAATACTTATCATCTCCATCTACAACCGGGCGAGGCGATTGTAGCCGGAGGAGGTGGACTGCATAAGTTTATGGGTTGGGATAAACCCATGCTCACTGATTCTGGTGGCTTTCAAGTTTTCAGTTTGAGTGAAATGCGCTCTATTACTGAAGAAGGAGTAAGCTTCCGCTCGCCTCATGATGGGCAAATCATTAATTTAACACCAGAAAAATCAATAGAAATTCAAAATACATTGGGTGCAGATGTGATCATGGCATTCGATGAATGCCCCCCTGCTACAGCCAATCGCACGGAAGTAGAAGCCGCAACTGAGCGTACCTATCGTTGGTTGTTGAGATGCATAGAAGCGCATAATCGTAACGAACAAGCATTGTTTGGAATCGTACAGGGTGGCATTTACGCCGATTTACGTTCGAGTGCGGCAAATGCTTTAACTCAATTGGATTTACCGGGATACGCTATTGGCGGTGTCAGCGTTGGGGAAGAGCCAGAATTAATTCACGAAATTGTTCAAAAAACAGCACCTTTATTACCCGCTCACAAGCCCCGTTATTTGATGGGAGTGGGTACCCATCAAGAAATGGTAATGGCGATCGCCTCGGGTGTGGATTTATTTGATTGCGTGATTCCCACTCGCTGGGCAAGACACGGTACTGCGATGGTGAAAGGGGAGCGTTGGAATATAAAAAATGCTAAGTTTCGTGAAGATTTTACTCCTCTAGATGAAACTTGTCCTTGCTACACCTGTCGAAACTTTACTCGCGCTTATCTATCGCATTTGATACGCGCGCAAGAGATTCTAGCTTATACATTATTAAGTATTCACAATATTACCGAATTAATTAGGTTTACCCAGAAGATTCGGGCAAGTATATTGAACGATACCTTTACTACAGAATTTGGTCATTGGTTAAAGTAA
- a CDS encoding filamentous hemagglutinin N-terminal domain-containing protein, with amino-acid sequence MKDIVFIPGFISALVTLGIILPAPAQVTSDGTTNTTVNSTNNFNILNGIQKGNNLFHSFGEFSIPKGGSATFNNSADVVNIINRVTGGNISNIDGLIKANGNANLFLINPAGIVFGENARLDIGGSFLGTTAESILFEDGFEFSAINPQNEPLLTVSVPVGLQMGRNSADITVNNTGHQLAVGAGTQIINQDTSIVGLQVPSNQTFALVGGNLKFDGGVITSPSGQMELGAVGNQDSLSQIGLQMINNRPSLTYDAVQLKGNIQLLQKSLVNVSGTGQGTVQIQGENLTLDNGSIVWLENRGNQAAGSINVNIANSIDLIGNAPNTTLRSGIYSDVSSTGKGGDINVNTTEMKFMEGGSLQARTFSFGDSGNVNVNASTIKFMDSNPDRIIGSLGTRTSIGNGNSGDLTINTKVLSVDGGGAISTINFGANGNTGNLLINASELVELSVFASNNNDATITTSVVSSMGNAGNIEINTPRLSIFGGAFIASSTFGAGNSSEITVNASNSVLLSGSRFRSGRTEPSTINTRGTLLPPFLRQRFGIPDKVTGNAGSININTPKLSITDGAELTVSHQSVGNAGTLKVNADFISLDTGGRLSASTESGEGGNIDISAAEFLSLRRGALINTESKGVGNGGNITIYSPVIAGFENSDIIANAVEGMGGNINITTQGIFGLEFRDELTEESDITASSQFGVNGTVQINNISIDPSSGLVELPVALSDSSQQIAAGCASNIGSTFIATGKGGIPQNPNEYVNNNLNWFDIRDLSAFRKPNKNTVENTQISNERAVLEATGFIRNTEGEIELVALKNTSFTTKQAAECSAANT; translated from the coding sequence ATGAAAGATATTGTATTTATACCTGGATTTATTAGCGCTTTAGTCACTTTGGGAATTATTTTACCAGCACCCGCTCAAGTAACATCTGATGGGACTACTAATACAACTGTCAATTCTACTAATAATTTCAATATTCTTAACGGTATTCAAAAAGGTAATAATTTATTTCATAGTTTCGGTGAATTCTCTATTCCCAAAGGTGGTTCGGCAACTTTTAATAATTCTGCCGATGTGGTGAATATTATTAACCGAGTAACAGGTGGCAATATATCTAATATTGATGGATTAATAAAAGCCAACGGTAATGCCAATTTATTTTTAATTAATCCTGCAGGAATTGTATTTGGTGAAAATGCACGATTGGATATTGGTGGTTCGTTTTTAGGAACTACCGCAGAAAGTATCTTGTTTGAAGATGGGTTTGAGTTTAGCGCCATAAATCCTCAAAATGAGCCGTTGTTAACCGTTAGTGTTCCTGTTGGTTTGCAGATGGGACGAAATTCAGCAGACATAACAGTTAACAACACCGGACATCAGCTTGCTGTTGGTGCCGGGACACAAATTATTAATCAAGACACTAGTATTGTGGGGTTGCAAGTCCCTTCCAACCAGACTTTTGCATTAGTAGGAGGTAACTTAAAGTTTGACGGAGGTGTAATAACATCCCCCAGCGGTCAAATGGAGTTAGGTGCTGTTGGGAATCAAGACTCTCTATCTCAAATTGGATTGCAGATGATTAATAATCGCCCTTCCCTAACATACGATGCAGTGCAACTAAAAGGAAATATTCAACTTTTGCAAAAGTCCTTAGTAAATGTTAGCGGTACGGGACAGGGAACAGTCCAAATCCAAGGAGAGAATTTGACTTTAGATAATGGTTCTATAGTATGGCTAGAAAATCGAGGTAATCAAGCAGCAGGTTCTATCAACGTTAACATCGCAAATTCTATTGACTTGATTGGAAATGCTCCCAATACAACACTTAGAAGTGGGATTTATTCCGATGTCAGCAGTACGGGTAAAGGTGGTGATATTAATGTTAATACTACCGAAATGAAGTTTATGGAAGGAGGAAGCTTACAAGCTCGTACTTTTTCTTTTGGTGATTCAGGAAATGTTAATGTTAATGCTTCCACTATAAAATTTATGGATAGTAATCCCGACCGTATCATTGGTTCTCTTGGGACTAGAACTTCTATCGGAAATGGAAATAGTGGTGACCTTACTATTAATACTAAAGTCCTTTCTGTAGATGGTGGTGGTGCAATTTCAACTATTAATTTCGGAGCAAATGGAAACACCGGTAATCTTTTGATTAATGCTAGCGAATTAGTTGAATTAAGCGTTTTTGCATCTAATAATAATGATGCAACTATTACAACTAGTGTAGTTTCTTCGATGGGAAATGCAGGCAATATTGAGATTAATACTCCTCGTTTATCTATCTTCGGAGGAGCATTTATTGCTTCATCAACTTTTGGTGCTGGAAATAGTAGCGAAATTACAGTTAATGCATCGAATAGTGTTTTGTTAAGCGGTAGTCGTTTTAGAAGTGGTCGTACTGAACCTAGCACTATCAATACTAGAGGTACATTATTACCACCATTCCTACGTCAAAGGTTTGGAATACCCGATAAAGTTACAGGAAATGCAGGTAGTATTAATATTAATACACCCAAATTGTCAATTACTGATGGAGCCGAGCTTACGGTTAGTCACCAAAGCGTAGGCAATGCAGGTACATTAAAAGTTAATGCGGATTTTATATCTCTAGATACAGGTGGACGTTTATCTGCTTCCACAGAATCTGGAGAAGGTGGAAACATCGATATTAGTGCAGCAGAGTTTTTAAGCCTACGTCGTGGAGCTTTAATTAATACAGAATCTAAAGGTGTAGGAAATGGTGGTAATATCACCATTTATTCTCCTGTAATTGCCGGTTTTGAAAACAGTGATATTATCGCCAATGCAGTTGAAGGTATGGGTGGTAATATTAACATTACAACTCAAGGTATTTTCGGTTTAGAATTCCGCGACGAACTAACTGAAGAAAGTGATATTACTGCGAGTTCTCAATTCGGTGTCAATGGTACAGTACAAATTAATAATATTAGTATCGATCCTAGTTCTGGTTTAGTAGAATTACCCGTAGCTCTATCTGATTCATCCCAACAAATTGCGGCTGGATGTGCAAGTAATATCGGCAGTACTTTTATCGCTACTGGAAAAGGTGGAATACCGCAAAATCCAAATGAATATGTGAATAACAATCTAAATTGGTTTGATATTCGAGATTTGTCGGCATTTCGTAAACCAAATAAGAATACCGTTGAAAATACACAAATATCAAATGAACGAGCCGTTCTAGAGGCTACTGGTTTTATACGTAATACGGAAGGAGAAATTGAACTTGTTGCTCTTAAGAATACATCTTTTACAACAAAACAAGCTGCTGAGTGCAGCGCAGCTAACACTTAA
- a CDS encoding CsgG/HfaB family protein — MMNYTFVRRMTSAIIAPLFSLSFGIGHIKPVNAENIKTLTFCQQHKSLFHLNEGAERKVRIAVFDIDIISPTSISNQFAEEKHVFKGVGKILANELAKENNFRIVNWSQISPKSSPPQRGGNFPTSQKPIKVEELRNLRQKYGVEAVLIGTINYFQVNGERGQSFLGFGNTKNDNEVRVNLNFSVVDTNTGDVVIPTEGKGRGSKTYTNITVPSINVSILNKIDRDLDINSNLWNSKTRGSTIEFTLNSNDEPQTIVSSSNNNIIQKLLALAVEDSIKQISNQLNTRSGELACLVRKPTLIADVDKYNRNQVILNKGTLHGYCQGMTFSIERSPQPVKDPATGRILRFKTEKVGEITLSEVDAQSSVGSGYSEFGKFFRVKDIAKLTNRNCSDSSNKNDSASSVKKVLPSTKSVEFNNVDSNINNVKSE; from the coding sequence ATGATGAATTACACTTTTGTTCGTCGCATGACTTCAGCTATTATTGCCCCATTATTTTCTTTAAGCTTTGGAATTGGTCATATTAAACCGGTTAATGCTGAAAATATCAAAACGTTAACTTTTTGTCAGCAACACAAATCTTTATTCCATCTAAATGAAGGAGCGGAAAGAAAGGTAAGAATTGCCGTATTTGATATTGATATTATTAGTCCCACTAGCATATCAAACCAATTTGCTGAAGAAAAACATGTATTTAAAGGAGTTGGCAAGATACTAGCAAACGAGCTAGCTAAAGAAAATAATTTTAGAATAGTTAATTGGAGTCAAATAAGTCCTAAAAGTTCTCCACCTCAAAGGGGTGGAAATTTCCCCACATCTCAAAAGCCTATAAAAGTAGAGGAATTACGAAATCTACGTCAAAAATATGGAGTTGAAGCAGTACTAATTGGTACTATCAATTACTTTCAGGTTAATGGAGAACGAGGACAAAGTTTTTTAGGATTTGGAAATACTAAAAATGATAATGAAGTTCGAGTAAATTTAAATTTTTCGGTAGTCGATACTAATACAGGTGACGTTGTAATACCAACTGAAGGTAAAGGTCGTGGTAGTAAGACATATACTAATATTACTGTACCCAGTATTAATGTCAGCATCCTTAATAAAATTGATAGAGATTTAGACATAAATAGTAATCTCTGGAATTCTAAAACAAGAGGCTCTACCATCGAATTCACCCTGAATAGTAATGATGAGCCACAAACTATTGTCTCTTCTAGCAATAATAATATTATTCAAAAACTACTAGCTCTAGCAGTTGAAGATTCAATTAAACAAATCTCTAACCAATTAAATACTCGTTCTGGTGAATTAGCTTGTTTAGTAAGAAAGCCTACTTTAATTGCTGATGTTGATAAATATAACAGAAATCAGGTTATTTTAAACAAAGGTACTTTGCACGGTTACTGTCAGGGTATGACTTTTTCTATCGAACGTTCTCCTCAACCAGTAAAAGATCCAGCCACCGGACGTATACTTCGTTTTAAAACTGAAAAAGTTGGTGAAATTACGCTTTCTGAGGTTGATGCACAGTCTAGTGTCGGAAGTGGTTATTCCGAATTTGGTAAATTTTTTAGGGTAAAAGATATAGCCAAGTTAACTAATCGTAATTGTTCCGATTCGTCGAATAAGAATGATTCGGCTTCTTCAGTTAAAAAGGTATTACCTTCTACTAAATCTGTTGAATTTAATAATGTTGATTCTAATATTAACAATGTCAAGAGTGAATAA
- a CDS encoding tRNA-(ms[2]io[6]A)-hydroxylase, whose amino-acid sequence MLTNVLPTINILKQPTLPAWVDLAISNLDEILLDHSQCERKAASAAIAFMFRYPSNAKMVKELTKIAKEELEHFEQVNQWLDKRGIALRPVTPPPYGAKLKAQIRPTEPNRFLDSLLVSALIEARSHERLGLLAQHCPEPDLAKFYQGLMASEARHYGIYWVLADTYYDREIVMQRLDELSIAESEILATLYYEPRIHS is encoded by the coding sequence GTGCTAACGAACGTGCTACCAACAATCAATATCCTCAAGCAACCTACCTTACCAGCTTGGGTAGATTTAGCAATATCGAACTTAGACGAAATATTACTCGATCATTCTCAATGCGAGCGTAAAGCAGCATCAGCAGCAATAGCCTTTATGTTTCGCTACCCTTCAAATGCCAAAATGGTCAAGGAATTAACTAAAATTGCCAAAGAAGAATTAGAACATTTCGAGCAAGTGAATCAGTGGTTAGACAAACGAGGTATTGCTTTACGCCCAGTTACGCCTCCCCCTTATGGTGCAAAACTAAAAGCTCAAATACGTCCCACCGAACCCAATCGATTTTTAGATTCTCTACTTGTTAGTGCTTTAATAGAAGCTCGCAGTCACGAGCGCTTAGGATTATTAGCTCAACATTGTCCCGAGCCAGACTTAGCCAAATTTTACCAAGGTTTAATGGCATCGGAAGCACGGCATTATGGTATTTACTGGGTGCTTGCAGATACTTACTATGACCGTGAAATTGTCATGCAAAGGTTGGATGAATTATCCATTGCAGAAAGTGAAATACTTGCAACCCTTTACTATGAGCCAAGGATTCATAGTTAA
- the cobS gene encoding adenosylcobinamide-GDP ribazoletransferase: MNAQYLWWKNQFLNMVASIIFYTSIPVPYLERLEFANVSRYATLIGIIIGGILGLFDIVANFLGMSVLTRSALTIAIWIAITGGLHLDGAMDTADGLAVMDKERRLEVMSDSATGAFGAMAAIVIVLLKTLALTEIQQNRWLILMAACAWGRWGQMLAIQRYDYLKPTGKGAFHKQAIRSYADVLPSALLLISLSCVKLVFSQFNQNNLLIAISMTIVGITIAFLTGTWFNHKLGGHTGDTYGAVVEWTEALFICAMTML, encoded by the coding sequence ATGAATGCTCAATACCTGTGGTGGAAAAATCAATTTTTAAATATGGTTGCAAGTATTATATTTTATACGTCTATACCGGTACCTTATTTAGAAAGATTGGAGTTTGCTAATGTATCCCGTTATGCAACTTTGATTGGAATCATAATCGGAGGAATCTTAGGATTATTTGATATTGTAGCCAATTTTTTGGGAATGTCAGTACTTACTCGCAGTGCATTGACGATCGCGATTTGGATTGCGATTACAGGAGGGCTACATTTAGATGGAGCAATGGATACCGCCGACGGGTTAGCGGTAATGGATAAAGAACGGCGACTGGAAGTAATGAGCGATAGCGCAACAGGAGCCTTTGGAGCAATGGCTGCCATTGTAATAGTCCTGCTTAAAACCTTAGCTTTAACAGAAATACAACAAAATCGTTGGTTAATATTAATGGCTGCTTGCGCCTGGGGACGTTGGGGTCAGATGTTGGCTATACAAAGATATGATTATCTAAAACCAACTGGTAAGGGCGCATTTCACAAGCAAGCCATTCGCTCCTATGCTGACGTTTTACCTTCAGCTTTGCTGCTAATAAGTTTAAGTTGTGTAAAGCTTGTATTTAGCCAATTTAATCAAAATAACCTATTGATAGCAATAAGCATGACAATTGTAGGAATTACAATTGCTTTCCTAACAGGTACTTGGTTTAACCATAAATTAGGTGGTCATACGGGCGATACTTATGGCGCAGTCGTAGAATGGACTGAAGCGCTCTTTATCTGCGCTATGACAATGCTATGA
- a CDS encoding SDR family NAD(P)-dependent oxidoreductase yields MKKTNRLQGKYILITGASQGLGRQLTIDFARQGSAGIAILARDAEALKELSKKINETAPETKILAIGADLTKQEDIERAVATTLSEFNGKLDVLVNNASTIGLSPMPYLLDYPLEDFRNVINTNLIAPFLLIKKALPAMIENGGSIINVTSDAGVTGYPGWGAYGISKFGIEGMSQTWAAELEDSGVRVNWVDPGDMNTAMHRAAEPEENPEQWANPAEVTEVFIYLASEESRQINGQRFQAQEENWGRETRELTVVN; encoded by the coding sequence ATGAAAAAAACAAACAGATTGCAAGGAAAATATATCTTAATTACGGGTGCTTCCCAGGGTTTAGGAAGGCAATTGACAATTGATTTTGCGCGTCAAGGAAGTGCGGGAATTGCAATTCTAGCGCGTGATGCAGAAGCGCTAAAAGAATTGAGTAAAAAAATTAATGAAACCGCACCTGAAACTAAAATTTTGGCTATCGGTGCCGACTTAACCAAACAGGAAGATATCGAACGTGCAGTAGCTACAACATTGAGCGAATTCAACGGCAAGTTAGACGTATTAGTCAACAATGCATCAACAATTGGACTTTCGCCAATGCCATACCTGCTTGACTATCCTTTAGAAGATTTTCGTAACGTTATTAACACCAACTTAATTGCACCATTTTTGTTAATTAAGAAAGCATTGCCAGCAATGATTGAAAACGGTGGTTCTATCATTAACGTTACCAGCGACGCAGGAGTTACAGGGTATCCCGGTTGGGGTGCTTATGGTATCTCCAAATTCGGAATTGAAGGGATGTCGCAGACGTGGGCAGCAGAGTTAGAAGACAGTGGAGTTCGCGTTAATTGGGTAGATCCTGGAGACATGAATACTGCCATGCACCGAGCAGCAGAGCCTGAAGAAAATCCCGAGCAGTGGGCGAATCCCGCCGAAGTGACAGAAGTATTTATATATCTAGCTTCTGAAGAGTCGCGTCAAATCAACGGACAGAGATTTCAAGCCCAAGAAGAAAACTGGGGACGAGAAACAAGAGAATTAACAGTAGTTAATTAA
- a CDS encoding S-adenosylmethionine:tRNA ribosyltransferase-isomerase yields MSTPFTFLLPAELSAKEPPERRGIARDGVRLMTINRNSGEVDHSRFNGISEFLRPGDLLIFNTSRTLPASLQGCDCTLDKYLEIRLAQHLPDDSWLALLMCQQGNPFACGLQEGMNLDFGEGLTAKVENQDIHIPRLWKISFSLAGTQLMDSIYRLGNPIRYEYVSKPWDLDYYQTVYAKEPGSAEMPSAGRAFTWKLLFDLKRKGIETAQIVLHTGLSSYMDDELDALHPASEEEYFISETAAKKINRVRQEGGRIIAVGTTVVRALESAVDIEGLIKPQHSYTRLHISAEHQLKIVDGLLTGMHEPEASHLDLLTAFLSAEQIQVAYEDAVQRGYLWHEFGDLNLIL; encoded by the coding sequence ATGTCAACACCCTTTACTTTTTTACTTCCGGCGGAACTCTCCGCCAAAGAGCCACCAGAGCGGAGGGGAATAGCCCGCGATGGAGTGCGGTTGATGACTATCAATCGTAATTCTGGCGAGGTTGATCACTCCCGTTTTAACGGCATCAGTGAATTTCTGCGCCCTGGTGATTTATTAATCTTCAATACTAGTCGTACCCTTCCAGCTTCTCTTCAAGGTTGCGATTGCACTCTTGATAAATATCTTGAAATCCGCTTAGCGCAGCATCTTCCCGATGATTCCTGGCTGGCTTTACTGATGTGTCAGCAGGGTAATCCTTTTGCTTGCGGTTTGCAAGAAGGGATGAATTTAGATTTTGGAGAAGGTTTAACTGCAAAGGTAGAAAATCAAGATATTCATATTCCTCGTTTGTGGAAAATTAGTTTTTCCTTAGCGGGTACTCAATTAATGGATTCTATTTATCGTTTGGGGAATCCGATTCGTTATGAATATGTATCTAAACCTTGGGATTTAGACTACTATCAAACCGTTTACGCTAAGGAACCGGGTTCGGCAGAAATGCCATCAGCGGGAAGGGCTTTTACTTGGAAGCTATTATTCGACTTGAAAAGGAAAGGTATCGAGACAGCACAAATCGTTTTACATACAGGATTATCTTCCTATATGGATGACGAACTAGACGCTCTCCATCCAGCTTCCGAAGAAGAGTATTTTATTAGCGAAACAGCAGCGAAGAAAATTAATCGAGTTCGTCAAGAAGGAGGAAGAATAATAGCTGTCGGAACTACCGTAGTCAGAGCCTTAGAATCAGCCGTAGATATTGAAGGTTTAATTAAACCGCAACATAGTTATACCAGGTTGCATATATCAGCAGAACATCAATTAAAGATAGTAGATGGATTGCTGACGGGAATGCACGAACCAGAAGCCAGCCACTTAGACTTATTGACGGCATTTCTAAGTGCAGAGCAAATTCAGGTTGCTTACGAAGATGCAGTACAACGCGGTTATCTGTGGCATGAATTTGGCGATCTGAATTTAATTTTGTAA
- a CDS encoding PPC domain-containing protein, whose product MSKSKALGLGQFGLVPATLLVLGISTTTAFAQTNKQANKFYNPIPLPATYEISDALSDKDIPTGQGGFARDYMVKLAKGDNLAIDLSSDSFDSIITLLAPDGSTIAENDDGPDGSSNSLLFTRVTKAGTYIVRVRSFGETGIGSFKLKVTRLKPVK is encoded by the coding sequence ATGAGTAAGTCTAAAGCTCTGGGTTTAGGACAATTTGGATTGGTTCCTGCTACATTGCTGGTACTTGGTATAAGTACAACAACAGCTTTTGCTCAAACAAATAAGCAAGCAAATAAATTTTATAATCCCATACCTTTACCCGCCACTTACGAAATTTCCGACGCGCTCTCCGATAAAGATATCCCAACGGGACAAGGCGGCTTCGCTCGCGATTATATGGTGAAGCTAGCCAAAGGTGATAACTTAGCTATTGACCTCTCCTCAGATAGCTTTGATAGTATTATCACCCTGCTTGCTCCCGACGGTTCGACAATTGCAGAAAATGATGATGGCCCCGACGGTAGCAGTAATTCCTTACTCTTCACCCGCGTAACAAAAGCTGGAACTTATATTGTTCGCGTTCGCTCCTTCGGGGAAACTGGAATCGGCAGCTTTAAATTGAAAGTAACTCGATTGAAGCCGGTTAAGTAG
- a CDS encoding ComF family protein has translation MQIWKSFLNLFLQSNCPLCKRPASQEFCEYCEKQLQKCRLTSPNQRKDNSLPIIAWGAYGGAIKRAITTMKYDNHPEIARPLGEWLGEAWLQEYGNENSFIVVPIPMHPDKQEKRGFNQAALIAKSFCQTTGLKLKLNGLKRIKETEALFGLSATERKQNLNQAFDIGKDFRQLPNVPVILVDDIYTTGATVKSAIETLNKYKIIVSGVAAVAVPSKGNYKNNS, from the coding sequence ATGCAAATTTGGAAAAGCTTTCTTAATCTTTTTTTACAATCAAATTGTCCTTTATGTAAGCGCCCTGCTTCGCAAGAATTTTGTGAATATTGCGAAAAACAGTTACAAAAGTGTCGTTTAACCAGCCCGAATCAACGTAAAGACAATTCTTTACCAATAATTGCTTGGGGAGCCTATGGGGGAGCTATCAAACGGGCAATAACGACAATGAAATATGACAATCATCCAGAAATTGCTCGCCCCCTAGGTGAATGGTTGGGAGAAGCATGGCTGCAAGAATACGGAAATGAAAATTCTTTCATAGTAGTTCCGATTCCGATGCACCCGGATAAACAAGAAAAACGAGGTTTCAACCAAGCGGCACTAATTGCGAAAAGCTTTTGTCAGACAACTGGGTTAAAATTAAAACTAAACGGATTAAAAAGGATAAAAGAAACTGAAGCACTATTTGGACTATCAGCAACGGAGCGAAAACAAAACTTAAATCAAGCCTTTGATATCGGAAAAGATTTTCGCCAACTTCCAAATGTTCCGGTAATTTTAGTTGACGATATTTACACAACGGGTGCAACCGTAAAATCTGCTATAGAAACTTTAAACAAATATAAAATTATTGTTTCAGGAGTTGCAGCTGTCGCTGTTCCTTCAAAAGGAAACTATAAAAATAATTCATAG